Within the Stegostoma tigrinum isolate sSteTig4 unplaced genomic scaffold, sSteTig4.hap1 scaffold_781, whole genome shotgun sequence genome, the region GGGCAATCTATGGAACCAATAAAATTAAGAATGCCTTGCACGGCAGTGGCTGTTTCAACACAGCAGAAAGGGAGATTAACTTCATGTTCCCAAATGGTGAGTTCTTGCAGAGTAAATCATTCTTTATTTCTGTGTTAATCTGATGGAGGTTGTGCTGTGATCCAAGTCACTGCTCTCTCTGTATCTTCCCAGATCCCATAGCTCCCATTCACCACGGAGAACCTGAGCAGGGACAGGCCTGTActgggaacaggaggaggcctttcagcccctcatgtctgATAACACAGGAGCAAGAGTTGGCTATTTAGCCCGTGTCAAGCCTATTACATAGgtggaggccactcagcccttcagtGAGACTATCCCAGTTATTGATGTCAATGCTGCTGCGCTTGAAGGAGAGTTTCCATCTGTCTTTGTCCTGGAAAGCTGGACATTTGTGAGCTGAGAAAACAGGAGCATGAGAGGGTTCCAGCCATGGGGACAGTGTCCATTCCATCAGAGGTGGAACCACTCCAGTCTGTTCAAGATGCATTCCTGAAACATACGCGTAGAGTCACTGGATAAGGAGCAGGAATCTTCATTTATTCCCTTCTCTATATTGCAACATCATTGAGAGAGAGTATACTGTCATAGAGtcgtactgcatggaaacagactgttcagccCAACCCATCCATCCCCACCAGATTCCTaagttaatctggtcccatttggcaacatttggtctctatccctctaaacccttcctattcatgtacccatccagatgccttttaaatattgtaactgtaccagtctccaccacttcctctggcagcttgttccttacacgtaccaccctctgtgtgaaaacgttacccctcaggtccgttttaaatctttcccctctcaccttaaacctgcgcccctctagatttggactcccccaccctgggggaaagaccttgtctattcaccctatccatgcccctcatgattttataaacctctatcaggtcacccctcagcctctgacgctccagggaaaatagccccagcctattcagactctccctgtagcacaaaccctccaaccccagcaacatcctcgtaaatattttctgaaccctttcaagtttcacaccatccttcctgtagcagggagaccggaacagaacacagtattccaatgtctaaccaatgtcccgtacagccacaacatgaccaactcctacattcaatgcactgaccaataaaggcaatggTACCGATTGAGACATTTCTGCCAGAGCTCTGAGCTCGCTGCTCACAGACCCAGGGAATAAACTACCAGTGATTACTTTCATCCTGGTCACTATCAGATTCCTCCATTTGGATCCACCATTGACAGGGTGTAAGGAATCAGGTCACAGACCAGGCATGGAGGAgtttcgatgggctgaatggcccactcatGCCTGCTCCTTGTATTGTGTGCCCTGGCTGGTCTGTACTAACCCCAATGCACCACAGTCGCTATCCACCCCCTCCAAACTCTGGGAAGAGTGTGGCCAGCTGGTAAAGTGTAGATTTGGATTGTGATATGGTTCTCCCTCTAGGAACCGTTGCTGGACATTACCTTGTCCTTTTAGCATCTGATCAGCCTCCACCTTTCTGTCTGCCCAACAGTCACCATTGAGCCCTTTCCTGCTGGCCAAGCTGCTGAAGATTACCTCAGCAAGTACGTCAACCCCACCCTGCTGACCGGCCTCACGCAGCTGTGCAAGGAGAAACCCTCCAGGCCCATTGTAAGTACCTGTCTTTTACTGGGGGGGGTGACTAGGGGACATGGGGGTATAGTGGGTGTGGGGGGCTTGGGAAAGTGGGggcgtggggggtgggggcatgaAGATAGAGTGGGTGTGGCGGGCTTGTGGGCATGGGATGTAGGGGGCATGGGAATAATGTGGTGGTGTAGGGGGCATGGGGATAGAGTGGGCATGGGGAGGAATGGGATAGTGTGGCCATGTGGGGTGGGGGTATGGAGATAGTGTCAGGGGGGTAGGGGGtatggggatagtgtgggggTCTAGGGGATAGGTGGATAGTGTGGGGGGTAGCGGGTTAGTGGGGGGTGTAGGAAGTATGGGGATAGTGGGAGAGTAGAGGATCATGTGGTGGGGTATGGGGGATATTGGGGAGTGTATGGGGATGGTGTAGGGGGTATTGggattgtgtgggtgtgtggggggaagTGTGGGGTGGGTAGGGGATATGGGGATAGTGGGGTGGTATGGGGATAAtgggggttatggggatagtggAGAGCTGTGTGGGGATAGTGGGGGGCGTAGGGGGATAGTGGGGTGTATGGGGATTGTCGGGGGGTGAGGGATAGTGGGCGGGTAGGAGAATATTGGGGGTTAGGGGGATAGTGGGGGCATTAGGGGTATAGTGGGGGGGTGTAGGTGGATAGTGGGGGGCGTAGGGGGATAGTGGGGTGTATGGGGAttgtggggtataggggaataGTTGTGGGGTACAGGGATAGTGGGGAGGGTCGCGtattgtgggggggggtgggagataGTGTGGGGGTTAGGGGTATAGTGGGGTGTAGGGGGGATAGTGGGGTGTAGGGGGATAGTGGGGTGTAGGGGGATAGTGGGTGGGGTTAGGGGATACTGGGGGTACAGGTATTTTGAGGGGTTAGGAGGATATTTCGGGGGGGTATGAGTATAGTCGAGAGCTTGGGGGATAGTGGGGAGGTGTGGGTATAGCCTGGGGAGGGTAGGGGGAtagtgggggtgtagggggttagtggggagtgtatGGGGATAGTGAGGCGTATGGGTATTGTGGGTGGGGTCGGGGGCAGGTGGGGGGTTAGCGGGATAATGGGGGTGTGTGTATATAGTCtggggagggtaaggggatggtgagggggtatGAGTGTAGTCGAGAGCTTGGGGGAtagtgggggtttgggggatagTGGGGGGGGGTCGTGTATAGTGGGGGCTATGGGTATTGTGGGTGGGGTCGGGGGCTAGTGGGGGGTTAGTgggatggtgggggggtgtgggtagAGTCTTGGGAGGGTAGGGGGATAGTGGGGTGCGGGGGCGGTGGCGAAGGGGGCAGAGAGGTGgccagtggtggtttaacctgagggtcaggtGAGGGACCAGGTTGGGAAGTGGGATCTTTGTGGTGCAGGAATCGAACCACTGTCTGATGGCATCATTGTGTACCAGCCCCCTGAGCTAACTGACCAAAAAGAACTCACCCCCCGCCCACTCCCCCACCGGCCTCCCCAATTCTGGGAATACTTAGCCCACGGTATTAAAGCCTTGGTTCCAGATCACCGAGCCACAAAGTCAATTGTCAACTCTTTCCTTGTTTTGTAAAAATCCCTGCTCCCAACTTCCCATTAACCTTCTCTGATCGCAGGGGAAATGCCCCTGCCCCTCCAGTCATCCTGGGTTATAATGTTCCTATCAGGAACTTTGAAAGACCCAGGCAAGGAAAAAACCCACTGTTCAATGAGCCGGAGTAAACATTGGGCCAAGACAGAATGGGGCCGAAAGGGCACCACCTGCCCTGAAAGGGGCTGCAGTTCTGTTCTATGAAGGAACTGAAGCCAATTAAAGCTAAAAACAGTCAGTCGTACATAAGCCATCGGCCCGGCCCCTCGCTCAGTGGGGGACGAGGCCCCATCGGCCCGGCCCCTCGCTCAGTGGGGGACGAGGCCCCATTGGCTCATCTATGTAGGGCGCTGGGTGGACAGAGAGCACATGGTAATGCCTTCCTGGTTTTGTTTGCTGTTACAGAAATGGCTGGCAGACTGGCTCCTGCAGCATAACCCCAATGGTCCTGCTGTGAATGAGGGTGAAGTGAAGGAGCCTGAAGCGTGTGTCTTCTGATCCCGGGAATATGCCCACTCTGCCAGGAATTAATCTGACCATTCCACTTCAATCCAGGACCTTAACATCCTTCAAAAAATGACAACCGATTAATAAATTTCTAAATGACTCCTCGTAATAAATTCCTGCTCTCGGTTGATCTTTCTTGAGTAATTTTCACGATGAAGTGAAAGGGTCAGACCATCTGAAACAGCTGGAAAATTGATGTAAACACAGGATGTGGTTTATCAGGTCATATTATCCCACAACGGAAACTGGGGCCTGCATCCACACAGAGGCGAGTTTTCTGTACCACACCGGACGGCAGGACAAACGTTGTTTGGAAGAAGATTCGCTGTGATGACAGAGGGACAGGTAACCTTCATTCTGCATGGACCTTGGACCATGCCAACCTCGACCCCTCCCCAGGGGCTGTACCAGGTCACATGACTAGTATTTCAAAAGAATAGCAAGAGGTGACACCCAGGTTTACCGAGCGATATGAATCCCACAGCCAATATCCCTGAAACCTGACTGAAAACAATGCTGGATGAAGTTGTGACGATGAACAGCCTGTCCCGGGTCAGTACACGCTCCCATTGActgtcccgggtcagtgcgcGTTCCCATTGTCCGTCCCGGGTCAGTGCGTGCTCCCACTGTCCGTCCCGGGTCAGGGCGCGCTCCCACTGTCCGTCCCGGGTCAGGGCGCGCTCCCACTGTCCGTCCCGGGTCAGTACACGCTCCCTCTGTCCGTCCCGGGTCAGTGCGTGTGCGCGCTCCCACTGTCCGTCCCGGGTCAGGGCGCGCTCCCACTGTCCGTCCCGGGTCAGTACGCGCTCCCACTGTCCGTCCCGGGTCAGTGCGCGCTCCCACTGTCCGTCCCGGGTCAGTGCGCGCTCCCACTGTCCGTCCCGGGTCAGTGCGCGCTCCCACTGTCCGTCCCGGGTCAGTGCGCGCTCCCACTGTCCGTCCCGGGTCAGTGCGCGCTCCCACTGTCCGTCCCGGGTCAGTGCGCGCTCCCACTGTCCGTCCCGGGTCAGTGCGCGCTCCCACTGTCCGTCCCGGGTCAGTGCGCGCTCCCACTGTCCGTCCCGGGTCAGTGCGCGCTCCCACTGTCCGTCCCGGGTCAGGGCGCGCTCCCACTGTCCGTCCCGGTTCAGGGCGCGCTCCCCACTGTCCGTCCCGGGTCAGGGCGGCGCTCCCCACTGTCCGTCCCGGGTCAGGGCGCGCTCCCACTGTCCGTCCCCGGGTCAGTGCGCGCTCCCCACTGTCCGTCCCGGGTCAGTGCGCGCTCCCACTGTCCGTCCGGGTCAGTGCGCGCTCCCACCTGTCCGTCCCGGGTCAGTGCGCGCTCCCACTGTCGGTCCCGGGTCAGTGCGCGCTCCCACTGTCCGTCCCGGGTCAGGGCGCGCTCCCTCTGTCGGTCCCGGTTCAGGGCGCGCTCCCACTGTCCGTCCCGGGTCAGTGCGCGCTCCCCACTGTCCGTCCCGGGTCAGCGCGCGCTCCCACTGTCCGTCACGGGTCAGCGCGCGCTCCCACTGTCCGTCCCGGGTCAGCGCGCGCTCCCTCAGTCGGTCCCGGTTCAGGGCGCGCTCCCCGCTGCGTGTCCCAAGTCAGCGGCGCGCTCCCGCTGCCGGTCCCGAGTCAGCGGAGCATCACGTGTTGACAACTCCGAAAGTCTGCGCATGCGCCTTGGCAGGGTAGCACGGAGTGCACATGAGCGCTGTTCAAACGGTCTCTGACCGCCACGTGACCGTTGGCCTAGCGACGGatctcagggtgggggagttctttccctgggggtgggggagatgtctgtccctgggggggggggtctgtcCCTGGGGGGGGGAGTCtttcccctgggggtggggggagatgtctgtccctgggggggggggtctgtcCCTGGGGGGGGGAGTCTttccctgggggtggggggagatgtctgtccctggggggggggggggtctgtccCTGGGGGGGGGGAGTCTttccctgggggtgggggggagatgtCTGTCCCTGGGGGGGGGGTCTGTCCCTGGGGGGGGGGAGTCTttccctgggggtggggggagatgtctgtccctggggggggggggtctgtccCTGGGGTGAGTCTTtccctggggggtgggggggagatgtctgtccctggggggggggggtctgtctctgggggtggggggagatgtcTGTCCCCCTGGGGGGTGGGGGTCTGTCCCTGGGGTGAGTCTgtccctgggggtggggggagatgtctgtccctgggggggggggggtctgtctCTGGGGTGGGGGAGATGTCTGTccctgggggggtggggggtctgtCCCTGGGGTGAGTCTgtccctgggggtggggggagatgttctgtccctgggggggggggtctgtctctggggtgggggggagatgtCTGTCCCTGGGGGGTGGGGGTCTGTCCCTGGGGTGAGTCTgtccctgggggtgggggggagatgtctgtccctggggggggggggtctgtctctggggtggggggagatgtctgtccctgggggggtgggggtctgTCCTGGGGTGAGTCTttccctgggggtggggggagatgtctgtccctggggggggggggtctgtctctggggtggggggagatgtcTGTCCCTGGGGGGTGGGGGTCTGTCCCCTGGGGTGAGTCTgtccctgggggtggggggagatgtcTGTCCCCTGGGGGGAGGGGTCTGTCCctgggagggtgtgggtgggatgtatCCCTGGGGCTGGGGCTCGGGTCTGTCCCTGGGGGATGTGTGCTGTGTGTGCAGGGACTGACCGGGGAGGGGTCTGACTCGGGGAAGGGTTCTGACTTGGGAGGGGGTCTGACTCGGGGAGGGGACTGACTCGGGGAAGGGTCTGACTTGGGGAGGGGACTGGACTCGGGGAGGGGACTGACTCGGGGAGGGGTCTGTCCGGGGAGGGGACCGACCGGGGAGGGACGGGTCTGACCAGGGTGGGGCCCTGACTCAAGGACAGTCCTGACTCAGGGACGGGTCTGACCGGGGAGGGGACTGATTGGGGAGGTCCTGACCAGGAAGGATACTGACCGGAGTGAGGAGTGTCCGGTGTGAGGAGTGACCAGAGTGGGGACGGACCGGGGTGGGGAGAGGTCAGGTCGGAGTGTGGACTGACCCGGGAATGGGAGAGGTCGGAGTGTTGTTGTCAATCCAGGCACTCGAGGAGGTTCATGATACCAAGAGTTGATTGGGCATGTTGTCCTGTGAGGAAGGGTCGGAGTTGGGGCACCTGAATGAAATGAATAAGTTTCTGACTGGTCTGAATGTGGTGGACGTGAGAGAAGTATGATTCCTGTTGTATGTGAGCCTAGATTAGGTGCAGGCAGCAGGGGGATAGtcggagggggtggggggggtgcattTCAGGACAGCGAAGAGCACTGTTTCCTCTGAAAGGGTTGTGTGATTTTGGAAAGTCTCTGCCTCTGAGGctagtggtgtggggtgggggctggggatCATTGAGTATTTTTACAGCAGGGATGGCCAGATTCCGGAGAAATGGGGAAGGAAATCAAGGATTTTTATCAATGGTAATGTGGGATTCAAAACCTAACCAGATCAACCAGGAGCTTATTGACTAactcaccgcccccccccacgcCCTTCATCCCCCTGTCCCTCAACTCCCCTGTCCCCTATtccctcacttcctcactcccGTGTCCCTCAATTcacctgttcctcctctctcactccctctgtcccccactccctcactcccatgtCCCTCACCTTGCCTGCCCCCCTATTCCCTCACTCCCCGCGACCCCTATTTCCCTCACTCCTCGGTCCCCTATTCCCTCACTCCCTGGTCCTCCACTCACTCACCTCCCCTGTCCCCAAACTCCATGTCCCTTAACCTGCATAACCCCTCTCTCTCATGCCCTGTTCCCCCCCCATTTCCTCATTCCCCAATCCGccacttcctcactcccctgaTCCCCGActccccctgtccctccccccccatcactccCCTCTCCTGCT harbors:
- the LOC125446556 gene encoding nucleoside diphosphate kinase homolog 5-like isoform X3, translated to MWRRKLQLSPEQASEFYAVHSGKMFYPSLTAHLCSGPLVAMILARHSAIKRWNELLGPIDSEKAKETHPKSLRAIYGTNKIKNALHGSGCFNTAEREINFMFPNVTIEPFPAGQAAEDYLSKYVNPTLLTGLTQLCKEKPSRPIKWLADWLLQHNPNGPAVNEGEVKEPEACVF